In one window of Maribacter dokdonensis DSW-8 DNA:
- a CDS encoding alpha/beta fold hydrolase: MRNLMVVGFVILFVQFSKAQTDNLKWLDIELANYEYPYEVSVLNLKVQGQDVQMAYMDVKPSKYNGKNIVLLHGKNFNGAYWETTIKALKKEGYRVIVPDQIGFGKSTKPLHFHYTFQQLARNTKELLDTLNIDKTVILGHSMGGMLATRFALMYPETTEKLVLENPIGLEDWKLKVPYKPVDWWYANELKKSYEGIKNYQLVNYYDNKWKDDYDQWVNLLAGWTLNSDYKRIAWNAALTYDMIFTQPVVYEFEKIKVPTLLIIGTRDRTALGKPLVSEEVRKTMGLYDTLGKTTKQKIKNAQLVEIENIGHLPHIEKFESFIDPLIKFMKE, encoded by the coding sequence ATGAGAAATTTAATGGTAGTAGGGTTTGTGATTCTCTTTGTACAGTTCTCTAAAGCACAAACGGACAACTTAAAATGGCTGGATATTGAACTAGCTAATTATGAATATCCTTATGAAGTTTCGGTTTTAAACTTAAAGGTTCAAGGTCAAGATGTACAAATGGCCTATATGGATGTAAAACCTAGTAAGTATAACGGAAAAAACATTGTCCTTTTACATGGCAAGAATTTTAATGGAGCGTATTGGGAGACAACCATAAAGGCATTGAAAAAAGAAGGGTACCGAGTTATAGTACCTGATCAAATAGGTTTTGGAAAGTCTACCAAACCTCTACATTTTCATTATACTTTTCAACAACTGGCACGTAATACAAAAGAGTTATTAGATACTTTAAACATAGATAAAACGGTAATTTTAGGTCATTCTATGGGTGGTATGCTAGCAACTAGATTTGCATTAATGTATCCGGAAACTACAGAAAAATTAGTTTTGGAAAACCCTATAGGACTTGAAGATTGGAAATTAAAAGTACCTTATAAACCAGTTGACTGGTGGTATGCCAATGAGCTTAAAAAAAGCTATGAAGGCATTAAAAATTACCAATTGGTGAATTATTATGATAATAAGTGGAAAGATGATTACGATCAATGGGTCAATTTATTAGCCGGGTGGACTTTAAATTCTGATTATAAAAGAATTGCGTGGAATGCCGCTCTTACTTATGACATGATTTTTACTCAACCTGTAGTGTATGAATTTGAAAAGATTAAAGTTCCTACGCTTTTGATAATTGGAACAAGAGATCGTACGGCACTTGGCAAACCATTGGTTTCTGAAGAGGTAAGAAAAACTATGGGTTTATATGATACGTTGGGAAAAACAACAAAACAGAAAATTAAAAACGCTCAATTAGTTGAAATCGAAAATATTGGTCACTTACCACATATTGAGAAGTTTGAAAGTTTTATTGATCCGTTGATCAAGTTCATGAAAGAATAA
- a CDS encoding DUF3500 domain-containing protein translates to MKKTYLILTGLPMLFLVTLLLTSCSDEDSTTSNTTYETTDDDIAEDGDSFTLDCSTSDAEQSANTEIETMRQAVVDFRNSLSNTLLEEVSVCLDDERFYLWHNTPANNDNRDGITYGDLSDDQLVAFKDILQLFLSAGGYQKVYEITELSEGWLHDVQSTVWDPDFYSIDMFGDPETSGSWGFQLDGHHCAINFLVHGDNVSIVPAFLGGEPAADTWNGIEFDIFSDERDLALNLYNSLDTSELASASSTSSSHSLEVGPADMNGDPDPYIGTYDYSGFATGLKYSDMSATAQANLILVMQEYVYNLTDNFADVWWTDIIENIDDTYFVWINDSGTSPTATSQFYYRIYNPYLWAEFNTEGSTGANANTIADYNHVHTITRIPNNPSTDNGGDYGIFAYLINQDGPKTLLEHYASADHHKSSKFKFDYQLAAKAKVTTHTHDGHTHSHEG, encoded by the coding sequence ATGAAAAAAACATATTTAATTTTGACGGGACTACCCATGTTATTTCTTGTAACACTATTATTGACAAGTTGTTCAGATGAAGACTCTACAACAAGCAATACAACGTATGAAACAACAGATGATGACATTGCCGAAGATGGCGATAGCTTTACCTTGGACTGTTCCACATCCGATGCAGAACAGTCAGCTAATACTGAAATAGAGACCATGCGACAAGCCGTGGTAGATTTTAGAAACTCTCTTTCTAATACACTTTTGGAAGAGGTCTCTGTCTGTTTAGATGATGAGCGTTTTTATCTTTGGCACAATACTCCTGCAAATAATGATAACAGAGACGGTATTACATATGGCGATTTATCAGACGATCAATTAGTTGCATTTAAAGATATTCTACAATTGTTTTTAAGTGCAGGAGGGTATCAAAAAGTATATGAGATAACAGAGCTTTCAGAAGGCTGGTTACATGATGTTCAAAGTACCGTTTGGGATCCGGATTTTTATTCTATAGATATGTTCGGTGATCCTGAAACAAGTGGTTCATGGGGTTTTCAGTTAGATGGGCACCATTGCGCTATAAACTTTTTAGTTCATGGTGATAATGTCTCAATAGTACCGGCATTTTTAGGAGGCGAACCCGCGGCAGATACATGGAATGGTATAGAATTTGATATTTTTTCCGATGAAAGAGATTTAGCTCTCAACCTTTACAATAGTTTAGATACTTCAGAACTTGCATCTGCATCTTCAACATCTTCTTCACATTCATTAGAGGTGGGTCCTGCAGATATGAACGGTGATCCTGATCCGTATATAGGAACTTATGATTATTCTGGTTTTGCTACAGGATTAAAATATTCTGATATGTCTGCCACGGCACAGGCAAATCTTATCTTGGTGATGCAAGAATACGTATATAATTTAACAGATAATTTTGCCGATGTCTGGTGGACAGATATTATAGAAAATATTGACGACACATATTTTGTTTGGATAAATGACTCTGGTACTTCACCAACTGCAACTTCTCAGTTCTACTATCGAATCTACAATCCCTATTTATGGGCTGAATTTAATACGGAAGGTTCTACAGGAGCTAATGCCAATACCATTGCGGATTATAATCACGTACATACCATTACTCGTATACCCAATAACCCATCTACGGATAATGGAGGTGATTATGGGATTTTTGCTTATTTGATCAACCAAGATGGACCAAAAACACTTTTAGAGCATTACGCATCGGCAGACCATCATAAATCAAGTAAATTTAAATTTGATTATCAACTAGCTGCCAAAGCAAAAGTAACAACTCATACCCATGATGGACATACCCATTCGCATGAAGGCTAA
- a CDS encoding CopD family protein: MSEYYNYIKSLHLIFVITWFAGLFYIPRLFIYHIEANAKPSPEKEILSKQLKLMAKRLWYIITWPSAVLAVFFAIWLLVIYPGWLSQPWMHVKLGFVVVLILYHLKNHQIFKKFQRDDIQYTSKFMRIWNEGATLILFAIVFLVILKSSFNWIFGVMGIIVLGILLMLGIRLYKKIRSKNPEA; the protein is encoded by the coding sequence ATGTCAGAATATTACAATTATATAAAGTCCTTGCATCTCATCTTTGTCATCACATGGTTTGCAGGGCTTTTTTATATACCTAGGTTATTCATTTACCACATTGAGGCGAATGCTAAACCATCACCTGAAAAAGAGATTCTTTCCAAACAGTTGAAGTTGATGGCCAAACGCTTGTGGTATATTATTACATGGCCATCGGCGGTATTGGCAGTGTTCTTTGCTATTTGGTTGCTGGTCATTTATCCAGGATGGTTATCACAGCCTTGGATGCATGTTAAACTAGGTTTTGTGGTCGTATTGATTTTATATCACTTAAAAAACCATCAGATTTTCAAGAAGTTTCAACGCGATGATATTCAGTATACCTCTAAATTCATGCGAATATGGAATGAAGGTGCTACGTTGATTTTGTTCGCCATTGTATTCTTGGTGATTTTAAAGAGTTCTTTTAACTGGATTTTCGGAGTAATGGGTATTATCGTTTTAGGTATCCTTTTAATGCTAGGCATAAGACTATACAAAAAGATTAGAAGCAAGAATCCTGAAGCTTAG
- a CDS encoding VPS10 domain-containing protein, giving the protein MKKQLLYFVTILATTLTFAQTANDYFEPLKFRNIGPFRGGRSVTATGVIGDPMTYYMGTTGGGVWKTESAGQRWENISDGYFEMGSVGAVSVSASNPNIVYVGMGEHAPRGVMTSYGDGVYKSTDAGKTWKKMGLEKTQHISRIIIHPTNPDIVYVAAQGALFEGNAERGIYKSTDGGKTWKNTLFVNNLTGASELSMDANYPEIMYAAMWEHQRMPNMVVSGGPGSGLYKSTDAGETWRKIHNGLPEEKGKMAIAVSPSNSDKVYALIESDSNADKGGLFVSNDAGESWSMVSGDNRLVQRAWYYIEVFVDPNDDDTVYVLSAPALRSEDGGKTWEDLDIAHGDTHDLWINPNNSKNMILADDGGASVSFDYAKTWSTQNNMPTAQFYRISVDNLFPYNIYGGQQDNTSVKIASLSTGSGSITTRDWTDSAGGESAFLAFDPDNPRYVMGGQYLGTVEVMDMVSKSATQIMQAPIQYLGRKARDMKYLFNWNAPIIASVHEPGTFYHGAQYVFKTMDMGITWDIISPDLTRDIDAKQGNGGGPYTNEAVGAENYGTLAYILESPHEKGYIWTGSDDGLVHLTKNDGETWENVTPKGLKECLINAIEVSPHDPATAYIATTRYKFNDYTPGFYKTTDYGKTWTAINSGIPYGAFTRVVREDEFKKDLLYAGTEKGLYASWNGGKSWEPFQLNLPKTPITDLKVHQGDLVVATSGRSFWILDDIIALGQYQPSKKGLQMLKPKEAYNGSWGSPLNGNSSKFTGSDPFEGINPANGVVLYYELPKLKDSTAITLEITDAKGKIIRTISSEKDPSYKPHNGGGAPPAPVLSKNEGLNRFVWDMKHPIMPGIPDVYIEAGFTGHKVSPGNYTFTLNVDGQKVTTTGIIKELPTYETKPGQYEEFDVFMTAAEAELTVMHNMVNQLYAAQKELTAILKKVTDPTVKTAGEKLLTDMKAWDAEMVQRKSQAYDDVENFPNKFTAEYLFMINQTNSSIPRLNKSSIDRKTELDAQWMGLKARGTQLKNTAIPAYNKTLWDAGIGAIRL; this is encoded by the coding sequence ATGAAAAAACAATTACTCTACTTTGTAACGATACTGGCAACGACCTTAACTTTTGCACAAACTGCCAATGATTACTTTGAGCCTTTAAAATTTAGAAATATTGGTCCGTTCAGGGGTGGGCGATCGGTAACTGCTACGGGCGTTATTGGCGACCCCATGACGTACTATATGGGTACGACAGGTGGCGGAGTTTGGAAAACAGAATCTGCAGGGCAACGGTGGGAAAATATTTCTGACGGATATTTTGAAATGGGTTCCGTTGGTGCTGTTTCGGTATCGGCATCTAACCCTAATATTGTATATGTTGGTATGGGTGAACATGCGCCACGTGGGGTGATGACATCTTACGGAGACGGTGTATACAAATCTACGGATGCTGGAAAAACATGGAAGAAAATGGGACTTGAAAAAACCCAGCATATTTCACGAATTATCATTCATCCTACAAATCCAGATATTGTTTATGTTGCCGCCCAAGGAGCTCTTTTTGAAGGCAATGCGGAGCGTGGTATCTATAAATCTACGGATGGAGGCAAAACGTGGAAAAATACGTTGTTCGTAAACAACTTAACCGGTGCCTCTGAACTGTCTATGGATGCCAATTATCCAGAAATTATGTATGCTGCCATGTGGGAACATCAACGTATGCCCAATATGGTGGTAAGTGGCGGACCGGGTAGCGGACTTTATAAATCTACCGATGCAGGTGAAACATGGCGAAAAATACACAATGGACTACCTGAGGAAAAAGGGAAAATGGCTATTGCCGTTAGTCCGTCTAATTCCGATAAAGTATATGCATTAATTGAAAGTGATTCCAATGCGGACAAAGGTGGTCTGTTCGTTTCAAATGATGCTGGGGAATCTTGGAGTATGGTCAGTGGTGATAATCGTTTGGTACAACGGGCATGGTATTACATAGAGGTTTTTGTAGACCCTAATGATGATGATACTGTTTATGTATTGAGTGCTCCTGCTTTACGATCAGAAGATGGTGGTAAAACCTGGGAGGATCTAGATATTGCACATGGCGATACCCACGATTTGTGGATCAACCCTAATAACTCTAAAAATATGATCTTGGCAGATGACGGTGGCGCATCTGTTTCTTTTGATTATGCCAAAACTTGGTCCACTCAGAACAATATGCCAACAGCACAGTTTTATAGAATTAGTGTAGACAATCTATTTCCGTATAATATTTATGGTGGTCAACAGGATAATACCTCTGTAAAAATTGCAAGTTTGTCTACAGGTAGTGGTAGTATTACAACAAGGGATTGGACCGATTCTGCCGGTGGTGAAAGTGCTTTTTTGGCGTTTGACCCAGATAACCCAAGGTATGTTATGGGGGGTCAATATTTAGGTACTGTTGAGGTAATGGATATGGTGTCAAAATCGGCTACCCAAATTATGCAAGCGCCTATTCAGTATTTAGGTCGCAAGGCTAGGGATATGAAATACTTGTTCAATTGGAACGCCCCAATTATAGCTTCGGTACATGAACCCGGAACTTTTTACCATGGTGCCCAATATGTTTTTAAAACTATGGATATGGGTATAACCTGGGATATCATTTCACCAGACCTTACGCGTGATATCGATGCAAAACAAGGAAACGGTGGTGGTCCGTATACCAATGAAGCTGTTGGTGCGGAAAATTACGGTACGTTGGCATATATCTTGGAGTCTCCACACGAAAAAGGATATATCTGGACCGGAAGTGATGACGGATTGGTGCATTTGACCAAAAATGATGGCGAAACTTGGGAGAACGTCACGCCTAAAGGGCTAAAGGAATGTTTGATCAATGCCATTGAAGTTTCTCCGCATGATCCTGCTACGGCTTATATTGCTACCACAAGGTATAAGTTTAATGACTACACGCCTGGCTTTTATAAAACAACCGATTATGGCAAAACATGGACGGCAATTAACTCAGGGATTCCGTACGGCGCATTTACACGCGTAGTTCGTGAAGATGAGTTTAAGAAAGACCTGTTATATGCAGGTACCGAAAAAGGATTGTACGCATCATGGAACGGAGGTAAATCTTGGGAGCCTTTTCAATTGAATTTGCCAAAAACCCCTATTACCGATTTAAAAGTTCATCAGGGGGATTTAGTAGTAGCTACTTCTGGACGCTCGTTTTGGATTTTGGATGATATCATTGCCTTAGGCCAATATCAGCCATCTAAAAAAGGACTTCAGATGCTAAAGCCAAAAGAAGCTTACAACGGTTCTTGGGGCAGTCCTTTAAATGGTAATTCTTCAAAATTTACAGGCAGTGATCCTTTTGAAGGTATCAACCCTGCAAATGGGGTGGTATTGTATTATGAGCTTCCAAAATTAAAAGATAGTACGGCTATAACTTTGGAAATCACAGATGCTAAGGGAAAAATAATCAGAACCATTAGTTCTGAAAAAGATCCTTCTTACAAGCCTCATAATGGTGGTGGTGCTCCACCGGCACCGGTTTTAAGTAAAAATGAAGGTTTAAACCGTTTTGTTTGGGATATGAAACATCCTATCATGCCAGGTATACCAGATGTCTATATTGAAGCTGGTTTTACAGGTCATAAGGTTTCTCCCGGTAACTACACGTTTACGTTAAACGTTGATGGTCAAAAAGTGACTACTACGGGTATTATAAAAGAATTGCCTACCTATGAAACAAAACCTGGGCAATACGAAGAGTTCGATGTATTTATGACCGCTGCCGAAGCAGAATTGACCGTAATGCACAATATGGTCAATCAATTATATGCTGCTCAAAAAGAGTTGACTGCGATTTTAAAGAAAGTAACGGATCCAACGGTGAAAACTGCCGGTGAAAAACTACTGACCGATATGAAGGCCTGGGATGCTGAAATGGTGCAACGTAAATCCCAAGCTTATGATGATGTGGAGAACTTCCCAAATAAATTTACGGCTGAATACCTGTTCATGATCAACCAGACCAATAGCAGTATCCCCAGGTTGAATAAGTCTAGTATAGACAGAAAGACTGAGTTAGATGCGCAATGGATGGGTCTAAAAGCTAGGGGAACTCAATTAAAGAATACGGCAATACCTGCTTATAATAAAACCCTGTGGGATGCAGGAATTGGAGCAATAAGATTATAA
- a CDS encoding WD40/YVTN/BNR-like repeat-containing protein, which yields MKKHLTNAGILLLACLLLPLSVLSQRRNKSQSTLPTYPEELYSSLDYRLIGPFRGGRSAAVTGVPGEPNLFYFGAAGGGVWKTLDGGRTWDNISDGYFGGSIGAVEVAKSDPNVIYVGGGEKTLRGNVSSGYGVWKTEDGGKTWATAGLEKSRHVPRLRVHPTDYNTVYAAVLGDIYKPTKDRGIYKSTDGGKNWKQVLFVNEQAGAVDLTFDPNNPRILYASTWHAQRTPYSLISGGDGSALWKSMDSGETWTEISKNDGFPTDTLGIIGVAVSPKNSEKVWAIVENKDKGGLYRSENGGKTWSLVNEERKIRQRAWYYTRVYADTQDEDVVYVLNVNYHKSTDGGKTFNTFNAPHGDHHDLWISPENSQRMIIGDDGGAQISYDGGETWSTYYNQPTAQFYRVTTDNSFPYRIYVAQQDNSTLRIEHRSDGRTIDDNNWEETAGGESAWIAVDPTNDDIVYGGSYDGFLTRVNHETGSVRGVNVWPDNPMGAGAEAMKYRFQWNFPILFSRHNPKKLYTFSNYVHVTENEGQSWEVISGDLTRNDPTKLGSSGGPITQDNTSVEYYCTIFTANESPLKEGLLWVGSDDGLIHVSKDAGATWENVTPPNMPEWNMINSIEPSNFDEGTCYVAATRYKLGDFQPYLYKTTDYGKTWSKITNGIPAEHFTRVLREDPKKKGLLYAGTETGMYVSFNDGASWSSFQMNLPIVPITDLTIKDDNLIVATQGRSLWIIDDLTVLHQLDESKKSASTVLFKPKDSYRTKGMAAKKPSKTSGQNLENGVITHFLLKNYSEKDTVQLTYTSMAGDTLALYKNHLKKDGSLSGVEAKKLEVKKGGNTFVWDTRGKGATILDGMIFWWASLDGAKAVPGDYKVHLNVNGTNSSETFTILPDPRAESSVAEMQQQFDFITDINTTIENAHQSIKKIRDVTKQLNSFTEQYKDDARTKDLIKKAKVMKEKLGEVEKALYQTKNRSRQDPLNFPIKLTNKLGHLNSLVSIGDFPPTEQDIAVKNELTAKINKELQIFNEVISSELKEFNKGFNELNLNYLFIEEGK from the coding sequence ATGAAAAAGCACCTTACCAATGCTGGCATACTCTTGCTGGCATGTTTGCTATTGCCGTTATCGGTACTATCTCAAAGAAGAAACAAATCACAAAGTACTTTACCGACCTACCCAGAAGAATTATATTCTAGTTTAGATTATAGATTGATAGGTCCGTTTCGTGGTGGTCGTTCTGCAGCGGTAACGGGAGTACCCGGGGAACCAAACTTGTTTTACTTTGGCGCAGCTGGTGGCGGAGTATGGAAAACACTGGACGGCGGGCGTACTTGGGATAATATTTCCGATGGATATTTTGGTGGAAGTATTGGAGCCGTAGAAGTTGCAAAAAGCGACCCTAATGTCATTTATGTTGGTGGTGGTGAAAAAACCTTAAGAGGTAATGTATCTTCTGGTTACGGAGTGTGGAAAACCGAGGATGGTGGTAAAACTTGGGCTACCGCCGGATTGGAAAAAAGCAGGCACGTACCTCGTCTTCGCGTGCACCCTACAGATTATAATACAGTTTATGCTGCTGTGCTTGGTGATATTTATAAACCAACTAAAGACCGTGGTATATATAAAAGTACCGATGGCGGAAAAAATTGGAAGCAGGTACTTTTTGTAAACGAACAGGCCGGTGCGGTAGATTTGACTTTTGATCCTAACAACCCAAGGATTTTATATGCATCTACATGGCATGCACAACGTACGCCTTACAGTTTAATTAGTGGTGGCGATGGATCTGCGCTTTGGAAAAGTATGGATAGTGGTGAGACCTGGACAGAGATTTCCAAGAATGATGGTTTTCCTACCGATACTTTAGGTATTATAGGAGTAGCTGTTTCGCCAAAAAACTCGGAAAAAGTTTGGGCAATTGTTGAAAACAAAGATAAAGGTGGATTATATCGTTCAGAAAATGGAGGTAAAACATGGTCTCTTGTAAATGAAGAACGTAAAATTCGTCAGCGCGCATGGTATTACACTAGAGTGTACGCCGATACTCAAGATGAAGATGTTGTTTATGTGCTGAATGTAAACTACCATAAGTCTACCGATGGTGGTAAAACGTTCAATACCTTCAATGCTCCGCATGGGGATCACCATGATCTGTGGATTTCTCCTGAAAATTCTCAACGTATGATCATTGGTGATGATGGTGGTGCACAAATTTCCTATGATGGCGGAGAAACGTGGAGTACCTACTACAATCAGCCCACAGCTCAATTTTATAGGGTCACTACGGACAATTCTTTCCCGTATAGAATTTATGTGGCACAACAAGATAATTCAACCTTGCGGATAGAGCATAGAAGTGATGGTCGTACTATTGATGATAACAACTGGGAGGAAACTGCAGGAGGTGAGTCTGCATGGATTGCCGTAGACCCAACCAATGATGATATTGTATACGGTGGTAGTTATGACGGATTTCTAACTCGTGTTAATCATGAAACGGGTTCTGTAAGAGGAGTCAATGTATGGCCGGACAATCCTATGGGAGCCGGAGCAGAAGCAATGAAGTACCGTTTTCAATGGAATTTCCCTATTCTGTTCAGTAGACATAATCCTAAGAAACTATATACCTTCTCCAATTATGTACATGTAACGGAAAATGAAGGCCAAAGCTGGGAAGTTATAAGTGGTGACCTTACAAGAAATGACCCTACAAAATTAGGTTCAAGTGGCGGTCCTATTACTCAAGATAATACCAGTGTTGAATATTACTGTACCATTTTTACGGCAAACGAGAGTCCTTTAAAAGAAGGTTTGCTTTGGGTAGGTAGTGATGATGGATTAATACATGTTTCAAAAGATGCCGGTGCAACGTGGGAAAATGTTACTCCGCCGAATATGCCAGAGTGGAATATGATCAATAGTATTGAACCTTCTAATTTTGATGAGGGTACCTGCTATGTTGCGGCAACGAGATATAAGCTGGGCGATTTTCAACCCTACCTTTATAAAACAACGGACTATGGTAAAACATGGTCAAAAATAACGAACGGTATACCTGCTGAACATTTCACAAGGGTGCTTCGTGAAGATCCTAAAAAGAAAGGTTTGTTATATGCCGGTACAGAAACCGGTATGTATGTTTCGTTCAATGACGGGGCAAGCTGGTCTTCTTTTCAAATGAATTTGCCAATTGTGCCAATTACGGATTTAACGATAAAAGATGATAACTTAATAGTAGCTACACAAGGTAGAAGTCTATGGATTATTGATGACCTTACTGTTTTACATCAGTTAGATGAATCTAAGAAAAGTGCAAGTACCGTATTATTCAAGCCAAAGGATTCTTACCGAACTAAGGGTATGGCAGCTAAAAAGCCCTCCAAAACATCAGGACAGAATTTAGAGAACGGTGTAATTACTCATTTTTTACTTAAGAATTATTCAGAGAAAGATACGGTTCAGTTGACCTATACCAGTATGGCAGGTGATACCTTGGCGCTATATAAAAATCATTTGAAGAAAGATGGGTCGCTGAGCGGAGTCGAAGCGAAAAAACTTGAAGTTAAGAAAGGCGGGAATACTTTTGTTTGGGATACGCGAGGTAAAGGAGCTACCATATTGGATGGTATGATTTTCTGGTGGGCTAGTTTAGACGGGGCAAAAGCAGTGCCTGGTGATTATAAAGTGCATTTGAACGTAAATGGTACCAATAGTAGCGAAACGTTTACCATTTTGCCAGACCCAAGAGCGGAAAGTTCAGTGGCAGAAATGCAACAGCAATTCGATTTTATTACCGATATCAATACTACCATTGAAAATGCGCATCAATCTATAAAGAAGATTAGAGATGTTACCAAGCAACTGAATTCATTTACGGAGCAGTATAAAGATGACGCTAGAACCAAGGATTTGATCAAAAAGGCAAAAGTGATGAAAGAGAAACTTGGCGAGGTAGAGAAGGCGCTGTATCAGACCAAAAATAGAAGTAGACAAGATCCTTTGAACTTCCCTATTAAGTTGACCAATAAATTGGGTCATTTGAACAGTTTGGTTTCTATAGGAGACTTTCCACCAACTGAACAAGATATTGCCGTAAAGAATGAACTAACGGCCAAAATCAATAAAGAGCTTCAAATTTTTAACGAGGTAATATCATCTGAACTTAAAGAATTCAACAAAGGTTTTAATGAATTGAACTTGAACTATTTGTTTATTGAAGAGGGAAAGTAA
- a CDS encoding alpha/beta hydrolase family protein, with protein MKFRALLFSASLIAILFNGLTINTVNAQTNDFLYGDQLPDAPELSARGEYKVGVKTVNLVNPNQVDILNSKEGNDPTYDRPITIEVWYPANVGYDAKTVVYDEVMGTRGDSLRPLTPFTFKGRAYRDATPKTGNKFPLVVVSHGYVGSRYLMTYLTENLASKGYIVAAIDHTDSTFKDANAFQSTLLNRPKDIRFVINEMEKMGAKGSKNNLEGVVDANNTAIIGYSMGGYGVLNVGGAGYSTGLAQFFTGMTGGSTAISVHTDGNAAYEKMTDARIKAIVAFAPWGMERGVWDAEGLKGLKTPTFFIAGSQDDISGYEKGIKAIYEGAVNADRYLLTYMNARHNVAPNPPPAEALAPGLHIDEYYRYAEPSWDQRKMNNINQHFVTAFIGKHLKNQDSTKFLEVQEDSNEKDWTGFKPRSSTGMELLHAQPAN; from the coding sequence ATGAAATTTAGAGCACTATTATTTTCGGCATCGTTAATTGCCATTCTATTCAACGGATTGACAATAAATACGGTTAATGCCCAAACCAATGATTTTCTTTACGGAGACCAATTACCAGATGCACCAGAACTAAGTGCCAGAGGGGAATATAAGGTAGGTGTAAAGACGGTAAACCTTGTTAACCCCAACCAAGTAGATATTTTAAATTCAAAAGAAGGTAACGACCCAACGTATGACAGACCAATTACGATTGAAGTTTGGTATCCTGCCAATGTAGGCTACGATGCTAAAACCGTTGTATATGATGAAGTCATGGGGACTAGGGGAGATTCGTTAAGACCTTTAACCCCATTTACCTTTAAGGGACGCGCATACAGAGATGCCACACCAAAGACCGGAAATAAGTTTCCTTTAGTTGTTGTTTCTCACGGTTATGTTGGCTCTAGATACTTAATGACCTATTTAACCGAAAACCTTGCATCTAAAGGGTATATCGTTGCCGCCATAGATCATACCGATTCTACTTTCAAAGACGCCAATGCATTTCAAAGCACATTATTGAATAGACCAAAGGATATTCGTTTTGTAATCAATGAAATGGAAAAAATGGGTGCAAAAGGCTCTAAAAATAATTTAGAAGGTGTAGTAGACGCTAACAATACCGCAATTATAGGGTACTCCATGGGAGGCTACGGCGTATTAAATGTTGGCGGGGCCGGTTATAGCACTGGTCTGGCACAGTTCTTTACAGGAATGACCGGTGGCAGCACTGCAATCTCAGTACATACAGACGGAAATGCTGCATACGAAAAAATGACCGATGCCAGAATTAAGGCAATCGTAGCATTTGCACCATGGGGAATGGAACGTGGTGTTTGGGATGCCGAAGGATTAAAAGGATTAAAAACCCCTACTTTCTTTATTGCCGGCAGCCAAGATGATATCTCTGGTTATGAAAAGGGAATTAAAGCCATATACGAAGGTGCAGTAAATGCCGACCGTTATTTGCTGACCTATATGAATGCGAGACATAATGTAGCCCCTAACCCACCACCAGCAGAAGCTTTGGCTCCAGGTCTACATATAGATGAATATTACAGATACGCAGAGCCATCTTGGGATCAGCGCAAAATGAACAATATAAACCAGCATTTTGTAACTGCCTTCATAGGTAAGCATTTAAAAAACCAAGACAGCACCAAGTTTTTAGAAGTTCAGGAAGATTCCAACGAAAAAGACTGGACAGGTTTTAAACCTAGGTCATCTACCGGAATGGAATTGTTACATGCACAACCTGCAAACTAA